CAGAATTTGTAGTTGAGATTCCGGTGATGAATAGTGCTGTAGACTAAGCAATGGGGAATGGTGCGCTACAGCCCAAAGCGCCCTCCGTGGGAGGACAGTCTCAATCTGGCTATATGATAGTCAAGGGGGAGGGATAAACCTGTCCCTATGGGGTTGTGAGTGTGTCTTTGAATCTTAATCATATGACTTTACTATTCAGGAATTCTCGAATTAAACTTTCTCCTGGAATGCTGTTTTGGCGAGAAGTGGGTCGAGGAACCCCCCTTATTTGTTTACACGGGTCTTGGGATGAGGGGGGACAATGGGTGGAGGTGATGGAGCGCTTAGGAACAGATTATCACTGTTTTGCTCCGGATTTATTGGGGTTTTCGGAGTCAGATCGACCCAATATTCATTATTCAGTAAATTTACAGGTAGAATGCTTACGGGAATATTTCCAGGCTCTAAAGTTAGATTCAGTGTATCTGGTGGGTCATTCCTTGGGGGGATGGATTGCCACGCGCTATGCTTTGGCCCATCCAGAACAGGTGAAGGGGTTAATTCTATTGGCTCCGGAAGGGGTGGATGTACCCGCTCTAAAAGACCGGTGGAAACAAGCCTCCTGGTTGGTGGGGCCGAAATCGTTTTGGGTGCAGATCCTGAAAGTTTTGTTACCTGTGGCTCGATGGATGGGGAAGGCGAAACCCATAGAAGCGCTGTTGGAAAGGCGATCGCATTTTCTGCAATTTTTTCCTGCTTGTCAGATGCTGTTTCTACGCAGAGCTAAGGAAATTGAATCCGAATATGTCCAGGATGAATTGCCCAATCTGACGGTTCCCAGTTTACTGCTCTCTGGTCTATCGAGCCATAGCGATTATCCGCAAATTGACCCGCTTAACCAAGTGTAT
This is a stretch of genomic DNA from Roseofilum capinflatum BLCC-M114. It encodes these proteins:
- a CDS encoding alpha/beta fold hydrolase, which codes for MTLLFRNSRIKLSPGMLFWREVGRGTPLICLHGSWDEGGQWVEVMERLGTDYHCFAPDLLGFSESDRPNIHYSVNLQVECLREYFQALKLDSVYLVGHSLGGWIATRYALAHPEQVKGLILLAPEGVDVPALKDRWKQASWLVGPKSFWVQILKVLLPVARWMGKAKPIEALLERRSHFLQFFPACQMLFLRRAKEIESEYVQDELPNLTVPSLLLSGLSSHSDYPQIDPLNQVYSERMPNVKEQTLPTGDPDWPRSHPDGVAQAIREFVQAIEVPEKRSEDLT